Part of the Nicotiana sylvestris chromosome 2, ASM39365v2, whole genome shotgun sequence genome, CAAATTGGCGAATTATAGAGACGAACTCAATGTGactgaatattctagagctatgggttagctaaacaatcccgttgagttttccacttaaatcATCTAATTAGTTTATCTGGTTTATttgttgacagggttaatattgctcgtagtcttctcccgaagtacaactcgcttattcaagctaatctaatgcctatattcctatggaattaggattaacaagaacgcattaataattcccgtatagtaaccaagcaaggcgattaggtatattcctatcctaaccgcaaattcCCCCCCCCAGAGTTAAGATCTtactctactcaatcttatatgcaatctagaattacctctcccgagttcaatcctagattcgtagatagtattcaattggtgatcaagcaatcaaataattaagcgcaagactgaataaataaatcaatatgataaaataataagaacaatccgagtttcaaactacaacgttcatgtagcacccaaaactctagaactaatggactatgaaacaaaaagaagaaaagataagaaAAACTAGTTTGAACCCTCCTCCAAAGCGTGGTGTGTGTTCCTCCACGTCTAAAGTGTGTCCCTAGGTCTCAAATctgtcaaaagtcctcaaaataacatttttatatgtatttataccaagtagggttgggcccaaaGAAAACACCTTCTCCCGCGCAAAATAGGACACTGGCTCTATAAATTTTGTATAGCCGCGTCGCACCCTGCGCCGCGCTAATGGAGTTTATCAGCAGCCTCAACTTTTCGCATCAGGCAGCAGACAGTGTAATTTTCTCAAAGTGAACTtatttcgtcctcttttaacatccgGACTTGGTACACAACCTCCGAACACGATCTAGGCTTAATGTCTTggacttttactcagacttcaaagttccaaatcacttgaattcattccataacgcctacatagatcggaatcactcctacaaggcataaaacacatatttagtgcaaaacactagcgattaaagctcaaactcaattaaagtgcagtaacttagagtgtaataagcgactaaaatacacaattatagcctatcatcaaatATATTGGGAAAAAtatttaatttgatgttgttattAAGATGGTGAACATATGAAAGAGCTATGGAAGACTACTAAAACATTCTGAGACAATAACATTTTAATTAGATACTTGTCAAAAATGACTAATAAGAGTGGCATCTTGTTCAAAAGTGACCAAAAAGAGTAGTATTTCTTTGGCTGGTTAATTGCTATCTGGAGTTCATAGGTACTTTGTTAATGGAAACAAAGAATCTGAACCAGCTTACTCATTATGTATTCGTGTCTTTGACCACTTTGTTGGAGTTTTCAGACTGCAACAACTGAGGAAAAACACTCACCTGCTTTTATTCAAACTCATCATCAGTGGGCTGCAACCACCTGCAGTAAGCAAGAGAACTCTTTAACTTTTTTCTGTCATgcccaacaacaacaaacccaatagtttcccacaagtgggatctggggaaGGTAAGATGTACGCAATTTTTCCCCTACCCCTAAAAAGGCacagaggttgtttccaatagacctcAACTAGAAAACgattgaaaaagaaaaggtaatTCTAACAAATAGGAAATAAGATCAAACCCAAGAATGCAGTCAAACTCTAAGTAATAATAATCATTTATGAATAAAAGATATTATACTAACACTAATGTTAGCGAACTAAGTAAACAAAGAAACGATCGACTACCTACAAACCTTCTACCCTACACTTTGACCTCCACCCCCTCTTGTCTACGGTCATATCCTCAGACTTTTTAAAATTCACTGATCTACCAACCAAAGAAAAGATTGCACTTTCCGCTCTAAGACAATtaacaaacaacaaaaatccaattGTTTAATTAAAACATCTCATTCAAGTGAAAAGATTTTTTCCCTACCTATGAAATGAACTCAATGTAATCCAGGTACCACATTATAAGTAGTTGGTGAGTAAAACTATAACGAATCAAAGAAATGAAGAATGCAAACAAGTCAATAGTGGCCAGGTCCAATTTCAAGGAAAATCACTATATGAATTGAAGTCCATTTTTCACTATATGAATTGAAGTCCATTTTTGTTCAGATAACTATTTGATTGTTTCTCAAAAATATCTAGAAAATGCTGCAACAATAAGTTCTGTCTATTACTATATCTCAAGCTCAAACGAGGACTGCTACAAAAGAAAACTGCAGTAAATGGAAAGCCATTTCATATACCCTAAAGGGGCTTTTTTCATACGAGGACAAAGAACAAACAACATTAATTCAAATTAATACACAACACTTGTGCTGATATTAAGCTTAACACACAAACTATATATGTGGATTCTTAAAAGAACAGCACAAACCTAACTCTAccattgcaaaaaaaaaaacgaaccaATAATAATTCTAAGGTTTAGAAGTCTTCATCCAGCTTGAACTCATGAGTATCACCATTTCCATTCAAACTGGACATAACAGAAGCCTTCTGATACTCCCCAACTCTCTTCTCAAAGAAATTAGTCTTCCCTTGTAAACTAATCAGCTCCATCCAATCAAACGGATTCTGAGCATTGTACAGCTTATCATAACCCAAAGCATCCAACAATCTATCAGCCACGAATTCAATGTATTTGCTCATCAAATCTCCATTCATTCCCACCAGCGCACAAGGCAGCGCATCACACACAAACTCCCTTTCTATCTCCACAGCATCTGCAACAATTCCCTTAACTCGTTCCTCAGTAAGCTTCGTCCTTAACAAACTATAAAGCAAACAAGCGAAATCACAGTGCAAACCTTCGTCCCTTGAAATTAACTCGTTCGAGAAAGTTAATCCAGGCATTAACCCCCGCTTTTTTAACCAGAATATAGCACAGAAGCTTCCAGAGAAAAAAATACCTTCCACACAAGCAAAGGCAACCAAACGCTCCGCAAATGTTTCGGAACCATCGATCCAACGTAGGGCCCACTTCGCCTTCTTCTCAACACAGGGGATAGTCTCAACTGCGCGGAATAATCTGCTTTTTTCGTCAGAGTCCTTGATGTACGACTCTAGAAGCAGACTGTACATCTCGGAGTGGATGTTTTCAATCGCGATTTGGAAGCCGTAGAAAGCACGCGCCTCGGCAACTTGGACTTCTTTCATGAACCTTCCGGCTAGGTTTTCTAAAACGATGCCGTCTGAGGCGGCGAAAAAGGCAAGGACGTGAGTGATGAAATGCCTTTCACCGGGGGTTAGGGTTTCCCAGTGACGGGTATCGGAAGATAAATCGACTTCTTCAGCAGTCCAGAAAGAGGCTAAGGCTTTTTTGTACATTTCCCAAATTTGTGGGTATTGAATTGGGAACATACAGAACCGATCTGGGCTTGAGGCCAGCAAAGGCTCTTCTGGAATTAGAggcatttttgtttttttctttctgaaaatTGGATATATGGAAGATATTTTCTAGGGTTTTTGTAGAGATGAGTGGCTTGAGAAAGAATGGTGGGAATGATAAGATATATAAAGGCGGCAGCCAAAGAGGGATTAGGTTTGAATGAGAGGGTGAGAGcgcgatttttgaattttttgaggaGAAGCTTGCGGGagaattttgatttttgttaaaaCTGTAAAAACAGCTTGCGGGAGAATGAATATAATCCAACTGGCTGAAGACTAATGGACCACaaatttttgagtttcaaattttGCCGCCACTATT contains:
- the LOC104237583 gene encoding ribonucleoside-diphosphate reductase small chain, whose protein sequence is MPLIPEEPLLASSPDRFCMFPIQYPQIWEMYKKALASFWTAEEVDLSSDTRHWETLTPGERHFITHVLAFFAASDGIVLENLAGRFMKEVQVAEARAFYGFQIAIENIHSEMYSLLLESYIKDSDEKSRLFRAVETIPCVEKKAKWALRWIDGSETFAERLVAFACVEGIFFSGSFCAIFWLKKRGLMPGLTFSNELISRDEGLHCDFACLLYSLLRTKLTEERVKGIVADAVEIEREFVCDALPCALVGMNGDLMSKYIEFVADRLLDALGYDKLYNAQNPFDWMELISLQGKTNFFEKRVGEYQKASVMSSLNGNGDTHEFKLDEDF